Sequence from the Fragaria vesca subsp. vesca linkage group LG4, FraVesHawaii_1.0, whole genome shotgun sequence genome:
CGTTTTGGATGCATCAAAATACGATAATATATATAATTATATAAAAGCAAAATAATATCACCTTATTTTAAGGTTGCTAAAACTTTTACATAATAAATCACTTTAAATGATTCATATTATTTTTTGGTCAATTAAATGTTTAATAATAATATTATACATAATTTATCATCTAAAAACTTATTAGAGATTATGTCTTGTGAGTGTTATCGTGGAGATTGAGTTGTAGTGGTCGACTTTGACCAAACCCCATATAATTTGACGAGGTAGCAAAATTTATGGGGCTTCAATTTTATTTTTTTTATCTCTTCTCTCTCTTAACTCTTCGGTGCAATAACTGCAATTCCTTTCCTCTTTCCAGAGCTCTCTCTTCTTCTCCTCACAACATATTCTCCCTCTGCATGCAACCATTTGCAGTCCCCATCTCCTTTCCAACCCATTGATTCATTTTCAGTCCTAATCTCCCAATCTTCTTTACAGCCATATCAGATTTGGCCTTCGTCTCCCTTTCCTGTGAATCCTGCCCATATTAGATTCGGCCATCGTTTTCAGATCTGTAATCTCATCTGCAGCAGTGATTTCTCGCCTTCCCCGGAAATGTCATCACCATGATGAAATCCGAGGAGGCTAGAGCCCTAATCTTCGACCTTTGGCTCTTTTTATTGAAGTCATTCAACCTCGATTGAATGCCCTGGGTTAATGTGATATAATGAATATTATGTTTGCGTGTTTTTACCATGTTGACTGATTTTTTGGTTAATTTTAACTCTGTTAACGGTATTAATATCAATATTAGTGCAAGTTAAGAGCAAGATTGAATGGATGGCTGAGATCTTATTTTGATAATCGGTTTACTTGTACCATGATGCATACAAGAACTTTCGCTCTACGTGTCTTGTAAAGTTCTAAGCACTTCATGGAGAGGGGAACGGTAGCTAGGGCTTTTATATGCGTCTTGTATGCACTTCATGTAAGAGTAAAGCTGATACTAGCTAGCTCTGTGTCTTGTACCATATAAGTATACCTAATACTAGCTAGTTTGTAGTTTGAAACAAAATTTCATTTTCTTCTTAAATTATCAGTTTGACCTTAGCTTCCATAATGCAACTATTGTAAAAAGAGTTGTCATCCATGTGTGCCATGCCATTTCTACTTCCTTTTCTACTGGCATTTATGGGCCATGCCATTTCTTTTGCAACTATTGTAAAAAGAGTCCTACCAAACGTCCACCAAAATATTAACCCCCCAGCACAATATTACTAGTCCATCTATCTATATAGACATATATGTTGACTTCAATTCCCAGTTGTCCTGGGTTTACCGAATACCATCTTACAAAAGTCTTCAAATGAAACCAGTAGGGCTGGGCATGGGATAAGATTTGGCTCATCCTGTGTCCCGTCCCACACAGAACACATTGCTTGTAAGACGGGATCGGGACGGGTCTTTCCTTTTTCAGAGTTGATCCTGACCAAGTCCCATCCCGAACGGGATTGAGACAGGACGGGTCTAATCCCGCCATCACGTCCTAATGCAAAAACTGAAAAGAAAAAAAAAATTGATGACCCTCGATATTTGAATGTTAACTCTGATTCTGAAACTAAAAAAGACAAAGTTCAAAGCTTGGCATAGTAGTACAATTTCCTCTCTTACTTATGAAGTGTCAAAATAGTTGGTTAACATATAATCTGAGGACAGTGATTACATCCATAATCCATTACTTCCTACAGTACGTACATTCACTTAAGTTTAATTATATTCACGTGTATTATTATTCACATATATTATTAGAGAGGTGTTCAAGACCAATCATATATGTTTGTCTTTTGTAAATTGATATAGTGGTTTCATATATACATAGTTTAAACTGTGGTATGTAGTTGGATAAAACATAAAGGTTTTCTTTCTATACTAATTGTTAGGGAACAATCATATTTATGATCTATATATAATATAAATCTCAATAAAAAAATATAGAAAACATAACAATATTGGAAGTAGTGAATCAATCCTAACATAGGAGTGATAGTGTATGAATCCTATAAAAGTAGTAAATGAAAACGAAGACAGATTAATACACTTGAGGTTTTCTGATTGAGGCATGCATATTAATGCACTTGACTAAAGACAAATTTCGCCCCTACCTTTGTGCCTGTAGTTCGATGGGCGTCCGTTTTGTAGAATACAACAATCGATGATCCAAAATTGAAGCACCGTAATTTTGGATTCTAGCGAACTATATATTGTATTTTGTACTCTCTTTACTCGAACAAGACTTGTAAAATAATTGAGGAATCTTGATCTTATATTTAAGGAGATATGAGTATGGATTTATATAGAACCTCAAGTGAACCAACATGTCCGTTCACTTGTCTCCTTGAAGAGACGCACTTATTCCTATTGACATCTATTGGAAAAGACACACCTTTTCACCTTTCATAAGGAAATGTCATGAATAATTATATTTTCATTCAATTAGATATTATAGCATAATTTCCAACACTAATAAGTAACAGAACTTGCTCGTTTTCTTACTTATCTAGTTTCATAGTTCACAGATAAGTACTTAAGTCTTTTAATCCTATCTATGAGTTTTAATCAAATTAGCTTTAAACTATTATTTAATCTAGTTGGACTTAAAATTGAACACAGCAATTCCTACTGGTCTCCCCTAGATCATTTAAATAATATGACTAATTTATATACAGGATGGGCCTTATGGGCCTTAAACTTTCTGTCACACGCCGGTCCCGTTAGAAACAACAGGACGGGACGGGACAGGTCTAGTGTTTTTAGATTTAGAACTTGTCCCATCCCGTCAAATTTAAGGATGGGATTGAGATTTCATTTCTTTATGCCCAACCCTAAAAACCAGGACTTAATAGACTTCAAATAAAACAGAACCCTTCGATACCACCGAATACCATCTTTAACTTTCTCAAAAAAAAAAAACAAACAGAGAGAAGCACACCATCTTTAGTATCCTTTTGTTTACATGTCCTACTACTATCTCCACCACTACTTCAAACTCAATGAGATGGAAATTCAGATTTTTCATCATTTTTATTTTTCTACTTTGTAGTTTAATTTGGAGCACGGGCAAAAATTTCGACGAGAGGAAATAGCTGCAACTAGCACCAGAAACAGGAACATTTTCTCCATCTTCCCCTAGATACTTGACCAATATGTTGGCACCTACAGTCAATAATTTAGCAAAACAGATCAAATTATAATTGCGAAAAACAAATGTAGAAACATTACATGAAAATAACCATATCTACAACAATAGAAGTTCAACAACGCGACGGAAATGAGAGCTGTGAAATATTTGTTGTGACAACAAGCTTTGAAACTACATTGTTATTGCCATGACTTCATAATGTACAACATGTTTTAAATCATCTTTCACAACATTCACAAATCATCACATGTATGTTAAGCAGAACATTGTATGATATAACTGAAGAGAAATATAAAAAAAATCAAAAGAAAAGTAATTACCTATGCTTGTTCCAACTAAGAACAATGGAGTGTCATAATGTCTGTGATGAACATTTTTTTTTTTTTAATTATTAGTAACTCACATACTCTACATATTTCTAGTTTGAACTCATAAGCTCAAAATTATTAATAACTCACATAAGCTCAAAATTATTAAGAACAATGGAGTGTCATAATGTCTGCCATGAACATATTTTTTTTTAATTTATTAATAACTTACATACTCTACATATGTCTAGTTTGAACTCATAAGCTCAAAATTATTAGTTAAACACCTTAACCAACCAAGGCACGGCTAAAGATGATTAGTGACTTCACGTACATCATTAGTCCATTCATAATTGTAAATGAAGTCTGAAGTGATTGGAACTCCACCAAGTCCTCAATGGTTGTTAACAACTACATTCCTCTGTGATAGAAAGTAATGCAAATTGATAAACCATAATCTAGAAAATCTAGATTAACAAGAGAAACTAGAAAAATTAAGAGAAGTGTTCAGCTACTAGCTAGAAAAGTCTAGAACAATTAAGTATAATCTAGCTTGGTTTAAAATAGTCCATAAGGTCGGTGGACTAAAATTAAGTGATCAATATGTCAGTGGCCAGTTAAGATCGGTTAACAAAGACCTATAAATATGTATGTATGTAATGTAATTGTACTCAATTCATGAGTGAATGAATAGAAGCAAGTCATTCAAAGTAGTCCTCCTTTGTCTTCACATTCTCCTCTTAATCTCCAAAACATCATTGTTCTAATAACAAAATAATCTAGCTTGGTCTAGAGTAATCCATAAGATAGGTGGACTAAGGTTAAGTGAGTATGTCAGTGGCTAGCTAGAAAAATCTAGAACAATTAGGGCATCTCCAACAATCCTTTTTATACCCATACTCGTACCTATATTTTGAGTCACCTAAACCTATTACTATTCAAACATATATTCCATCTCCAACCATTATATCAAAACTCATATTCATACCCAAATTTTAATCATTTAAAAACAATACTTTCAGCCTCATTTTTTCTTTTTCCAGCTGAATTTATCTGGACCTTTCATTTTGAATGAAAGGCAAATCTGGGCCACACATTTTATGACTGTTGGAGGACCATTGGCGAGCTCACGTGAAACCACCCACACCAATCCAGCTCTCTTCAACGCGTTGTTCGCGCGTCTCTCTTTTCTGTCAGTTTTTTTGTCTTTTTGCGCGCTTCTGCTGCAGGTGGGATGACTGGCGCGTGGCTCCTGCTGTTGCAGACTCTTCACATGCAGCTGCTGCCTTCTGGGTCCCGCGTCACCCACAAATGGGTTTCCTCCCTACGACTTGACCCATTTTGGGCCGTGAGTCTGGTAGGAACCCATAATTAGGTATGAGTTTTTATTGTTAAAGATGAGTTTTTATGGGTTATGAGTATAGGTATGGGTATAGCAACTGTTGTTGGAGATGCCCTTAAGTACTTAAGTATAATCTAGCTTGGTCTAGAGTGGTCTATAAGGTCGGTGGACTAAGGTTAAGTGAGTATGTCAGTGGCTAGTCAATGTCGGTTAACGAAAGCCTATAAATATGTATGCATGTAATGTGATTATACTCAACTCATGGGTGATTAATGAAGCAAGCCATTGAAGTTAAGTAAGTCCTCCTCTTATCAACATCTCCTAACTTAACCTCCTAACTCACTTGTCCTAGTTATCATATACCTCCCAAGTCTAGCTCCTAACCAACTTGCCCTAAACACATTGTCTAAGCCCATCACACATTAAACACTTCCGCACATTAAACTATGATTGTGGTAACCACAAATTCTAATTAAAGTGGTATAAACCCACAACAATTTCTAATAGTGATATCAGAGCCGCTTCTAAAAACTAACAGTGGTATCAGAGCTACTTCTAAAACCTAACAATGCCATAGCTTAGAAAATAGAAAATAACATCTTTTTCCTAATGTAATATTCATTTGCATTATATAGTTAATTTAGATTTTCTTAGGCATATACCTAAACACATGAACATAAATAATAGTTTGCTACTGAGTAGATAAATAGATTGCACAAACACAACTTACACACAAAAGTAACCAACAAAGAACCCACATTGGAGGACAAACTCAACAAACATTGCAAACATGAACCATTGAAAGTTTTAATAGAAACTCATAACATTATCAATTCCAATAGAATGAAAATGAAACCTACAACATCAGATGGATCAAATTTCACACAAATCGATAGCCAGGCCATGTTGCTGAAACGTACAACAATAGAGTTTTAAAGCGTACAATTTTAAGAGATTGAACAACTTGCACTACATAAACACCTCTACCAAACTCATTCTCACACACAATTATGAATTCATTGCAAAAGAACATATAAAGAATTCAACCAAATGAACATGAACAAAACTCAAAATTCACTTACATCACTGTTGTTGATAAGATAATGTCACCTTGGGCATTCACGATTTGGATTTGAGAAGAACAATTTTTTATTTTGTTTGCAAATCCTCTGTTGTTGATCAACCAAGGCCTATAAGAATTATGTACTACATTAGCTCAAATTCAATTACAGTAGTTTCCATTAACAATATAAAGTAACCAACAAAGAAACCACATTGCAAGACAAACTAGACAAACATTGCAAACATGAACCATTGAAAAATTTAATAGAAACTCCCAACATTATCAACTCCAATAGAATGAAAATGAAAACCAACATTACAAAATCAAAAGAAGAAAGCTGAAATGGGTCTCAGAAAACACCTAAAAACCTACACCAAAACTTCTTCATGTCTTAAGATTTATTCGGAGCGGATTCAGTGCACCATGGTGCACTTGAGCTAACTAACAGTTTAATACTCCATTTGGTTAGTGAAGAAGAACAAAAAAAAAAAAATGGTCGACATCTGTTTGAAACTCTGCCTCCGCCTTCTTCTGCAAAACAATTAAACAAACGCACACCGGTTCGGTAAAACGCCATTGAAGAAGCCTAAGCAGCCCTCTCAGCCAAACCCAGATATCAAAAAGTGTCTAATAGCCTCCCAAGGAACCCTCCGAACCATACCCAGAAAGAAGGTAATTCTTCATTTTTTTTTCATAGGCTTCAATTCAATCCTTTCACCAATAGAAAGAGGACAACCAAATTCCAATATCTAGAAAGTTCCTAGTTTCTTCCCAATATTGCAGCAACCCAACATTCCCATCGTCAACCCAGAACCAATATTAATTATTAAATGAGAAGTCTATCGAATCACCAATAAAGTTGATGAACCCATGATTGTTGCCGCAATGAAATCCCAAAAGGACAAAAAATTCACTAGGCGTCTGAATCTATAAATTTCAAAATCTCAATCTGCTCCCAATTTCGTACCTGCAAATTTCAAAGAAGAAAGCTTGATTCAACTCCACATTGCACCACCAATCAATCTGCTATGTTTAAAAAAAGCAAGCTCATGATCAAAACCACAAAAAATAAGAATCTGCTGCCCCATTCACAGAAGCGACACAACTCATATAAATAAAACCCAGAAAAGTGATTGATCCAAAGCCAAGAGCCTCCGTTCAAAGACTCTGATTTGGATAGTGGTTTTTTTGTTCAATCTCTCTAGTTACGTTGACTGTCAGTCAGACGAAGTATTAATTATGATAGAATTAAATTAGTGGTTCATATTGCGCCACATGTCATTAAAGGTAGTGGTATACTTATACCTTGATGCATACAAGAACTTTCGAGATTTATTGGACATAGTAGATAAAGGGTTCTCAACTCCGAAAAATCCGTCGGTGGAGTAATTAAGACAAGAGAAGAAAGAAAGACAAAGATGCGACAACACTTTACGCCATCCAATTAGCCGTGGACGACACAAACTTTCCAAGAATCATTGGAGCTACTACATCAAAGGAAGCTTGGGATCTATTAAAGGAGGAGTTTGAGGGAACAACAAAGTATGTTCTGTCAAACTACAAACTATATGGAGAGAATTAGAAAATATAAAAATGAAAGATTCTAAGATCATAAAAGATTACTATTCCCAACTAAAGGAAATAGTAAATCAATTAAGAACCTATGGTGAAATATTAATAAACTAGTAATAGAAAAAATACTCACTAGCCTCACAAATATGATCCAATAGTAACTGCCATCGAAAACTCAAAATCCATTGCATCCAAAGCTAGACAAGTTCAAAAAGATTTGAGATTTCAAATGGCAGACTGCTTCGCTGTGGAGTCAACACAGAAAACTCGAAACAATTCAACATCCATTAGCAGGCCACACAAGATGATCCCGACTACATGTATTTATTCAAGTTAAATCAACAGGTCTTCTACTTGCTTTACAAGAGCATTCTAATTTTAGACACTGATATACTAGCATTCTAATTTTAGACACTGATATACTGCTACTCAATACCACTCTACATACAACTCACCACAATTTTCAATAACCACAGGTTCTGTAGTCGACCCTGAATCCGAACCAACCTTCTCCATCTTCTGAACAACGCCATAACCATCAACCACTTTCCCAAACACAACATGCTTTCCATCGAGCCATGAGGTCTTATCTGTGCAAATGAAGAACTGCGAACCATTGGTGTTTGGTCCAGCATTTGCCATGGACAGAATCCCAGGACCTGTATGCTTCAGCTTGAAGTTCTCATCCTCAAACTTTGCGCCATAGATGGACTCTCCTCCAGTCCCATTACCCCTTGTGAAATCTCCACCCTGACACATGAAATTTGGGATGATGCGGTGAAATGCAGAGCCCTTGTAGTGCAATCGCTTACCAGAACTTCCAATCCCCTTCTCACCGGTGCAAAGGGCACGGAAGTTCTCAGCAGTCTTTGGTGTAGCATCAGCAAACAACTGCATTACAATACGACCCGCCTTCATCCTACCAATCAGTATATCAAAGAAAACCCTTGGATTCGACATTGTTTTCAGATCTAAGAACCTGTTTAAATACAAAGAACGTTAGCAATCCCATTCTACTCAGAACAACCAAATAGTACTAAACTATCACTACCACACATTGAAAACCAAGATATCGGATCATGTTAATCAACACTAAACAACACTTCAGAAACAGATGATACTAGTAACAGACTTCCCTTGTACTGATAAGCTCACCACAACACACGACAAAACACATGAAAAAATAACAAGAAATTAAACAGAGACAAACCCAACAAAGAAAATATTCAAACTTTAGCAAACTCAAGTTCATCAATCTTTATCAAGATTCAAACTTTAGAACCCCCACGTTCATCAATCTTAACAAAGATTCAAACTATAGCAAATCAATTAGGTCATGTTCATCATTCTAGCAAAGCATCCTCAAGACTAAAAATTTACACAAAATTTACCAAGAGGATATTCAAAATCAAGAATGATAATACAATTTCTATATTGCACAAGAATTGAGCGCATGGGTTTTCAATAAAACCACCCACAAGCCTTCGATATGTGCTTTCTGACACCACATAACACTTCCACAAACACACACAGAGATACACTACAGCCTACAAACCACTAAACTGAACACAGAAACGAGTTGGGTATTAGAAACAGCATACCTGACAATATGAGATTCGGCTTGGTGTTGCAAACTGAACTGAGATGTGTGACTAGAGGCTGTGGTTATGTTTATATAGGAGAGCAGAGAATTGGGGTTTAGGGTTTTGCATACTTATTTGCAAAACCACCCTTGTTTTCTTGATTTATTCTTTCAAACACCCAATATCTTTTGGTTTTTACTATATGCCACATGGGTATATCTAACTGTGATACCAGAGCTCATACTTGAATGGACCAAAGTATGGTCACAACCTGACCTCGTCTCCTATCATCTTCCCTCCTTCCTCTCGCAGTTCAAAAGCTCCAACAACCAATTCTTCCATCCAAATTCAAATCCAACCAAACCCAAAACCCAACTAAACACCAACCAAGCACTACTTGTTCTTTCACTCCCAGCCTTGAACAAACCCAGCAACTCCATGCCCACATGATCAAAACCCAATTTGACCACACCCTTCAAATCCCACTCAATCCACTCCAAACCCACATAAGTCCTTCAGCTCAGTACAACTTCCTTATAACATCTTACATCAAGAACAACCACCCTAACTTTGCACTCAAATTATACACCCAAATGAGAAGAATGGGCACCCAAGTAGACCACTTCACCATCCCGTCAGTCCTTAAACCCTGTGGCCAATCCACTGATGAAGTGTTAGGAAGAGAGATCCATGGTCTCGCGCTAAAGGGCGGTTTGGATTGTGATGCTTTCGTGTGTAACGCGTTGATCAAAATGTATAGTGAATGTGGGAGATTGGAGTTGGCACGGTTAGTATTTGATGTAATGTGTGAGAGAGATGTGGTTTCTTGGAGTACTATGATTAATGGCTATGTGAGGAACAGAGGGTTTGGTGAGGCATTGGAAGTTATAAGGGAGATGCATTGCTTGCAAGTGAAGCCTAGTAAGGTTGCTATGATAAGCATGGTTGGTTTATTTGCTGACATTGCTGATGTGAAAATGGCGAAAGCAATGCATTGTTATGGTGTGAGGAATAGTGCTAATGAGAAGCTGGTGGTTCCTGTAACTACTGCTTTAGTTGATATGTATGTCAAGTGTGGGAATTTGGGTTATGCAAGAAGGCTGTTTGATGGGTTGGCTGAGAAAAGTGTTGTTTCATGGACCGCGGTGATTGCAGGATGCATTCGTTACAATGAGGTAGAAGAGGGGGTGAAACTTTTCAAGAGAATGCTGGAGGAGAGAAAGTTTCCTAATGAGATTACAGTGTTGAGTTTGATTATTGAGTCGGGGAACGTTGGAGCTTTGGAGTTGGGGAAGTGGCTGCATGCCTATGTTTTGAGAAATGGGTTTGTCGTGTCTTTGGCTTTGGCCACTGCTTTGGTTGACATGTATGGGAAGTGTGGTGAAGCCGAATATGCGAGGGCTGTGTTTGACAGCATCGAGGAGAAAGATGTGATGATTTGGAGTGCTATGATATCGGCTTATTCACGTGCTAATCGGACTAATCAGGCTTCAGAGCTCTTTGCTCGGATGGAGGATAGTGGAGTAAGGCCAAATCAAGTTACAATGGTTAGCCCCATTTCACTATGTGGAGAAGTAGGTGCTCTTGATCTGGGCAAATGGGTTCATTCTTACGTAAACCAGCAGCGTATAGAAGTTGATGTGATACTAAGAACAGCTCTAGTGGACATGTATGCAAAATGTGGGGAGATAGATGTCGCTCTCAGGCTGTTCAGCGAAGCTATAAATCGAGATAGTCAGATGTGGAATGTCATGATATGCATGGTTGTGGTAAACAAGCTTTAGAGCTCTTTGAAGAATTGCAGAGACAAGGTGTTAAGCCTAATGACATCACATTTATAGGGCTACTTCGTGCTTGTAGCCATGCTGGGTTGGTAGCAGATGGGAAGAAGATTTTCGAGAAAATGGTACATGACTTCAGCTTGGCTCCAAAGGTTGAGCACTATGGATGCATGGTGGATTTGCTGGGCCGAGCTGGGAAGCTCGATGAGGCTCTCAAATTGATCAAAAGCATGCCCCTGGAGCCTAACACAATTGTTTGGGGTTCCCTACTTGCTGCCTGCAAAACTCATAAGAGTCCCAACTTGGCTGAAGTGGCAGCAAGACAGCTGCTTAAGTTGGAACCTCAAAATTGCGGTTACAATGTTCTGATGTCAAACATCTATGCAGCATCAAACAAATGGGTTGATGTTGCTGGTGTCAGAAAAGCCATGAAAGACCAAGGAACCAAGAAAGAACCAGGTCTCAGCTCAATAGAAGTAAACGGCGCAGTTCATGACTTCATGATGGGTGATAAAACACACCCGCAAACAAGAAAAATTTATGAAATGCTGGCTGAGAGAACAAGAAGCTGAAAGAGGCTGGATACACTCCTAATACATCTGTGGTCTTGCAGAACATAGATGAGGAAGAGAAAGAAACAGCGCTGAACTACCATAGTGAAAAACTGGCCATGGCATTTGGCCTAATCAGTACAGCTGAGGTATCCCAATTCGGATTGTAAAAAATGTCCGAGTGTGTGATGACTGTCACACAGCTACAAAGCTGTTATCAAAGATTTACAGCAGAGTAATGATAGTAAGGGACCGGAATCGCTTTCACCACATCATAGATGAATCTTGTTCTTGTGGTGACTATTGGTAGCAATCCACTAACCATCTGTACAATGTAACAAAAACTACTGCATAAATTTTGTTGGGTTTGAATGTGAAGATCAACAAAGGCTCACTTCAGGGATTATCATTTAGAAAAACAAATTTTGTTGTCGATGCTTGCATTACTCTTTTACTCTATTCTATGATATTATAAAGACGTCGAAATGATTCGACCCTGTCAATTCATTCGCTTCTTGGCAAAGCTTTTAGTTTGCAACTCTAGACAAATTCTGTTTGTAGTTTGTTCTAGTTCAGAGATTTTTACAGAAGATAATCTTCAAATCACCAAGATAAGTACTGTAGAGACTTGCAGCAAGAAAAGAACCACCAAGAGAAGTACCTAAAAATCATTGTCGCCTTATAAATCCCAGTCATGTACATCATCTATTGCCTCATATCAGCTCTCCACCAAAACCATACATATCCTCTCACACACTGATATTGTAGCCTTCAGATTTAGGCATTATTCATTGCCTCATATCGGCTATTCCTATTGCATTGTTCATTCAATGGCCTAGAAATGGAACTACAACTAAAGGTAGATAAAAGCAAACAACAAAACTTAAAAG
This genomic interval carries:
- the LOC101297426 gene encoding peptidyl-prolyl cis-trans isomerase CYP19-3-like — translated: MSNPRVFFDILIGRMKAGRIVMQLFADATPKTAENFRALCTGEKGIGSSGKRLHYKGSAFHRIIPNFMCQGGDFTRGNGTGGESIYGAKFEDENFKLKHTGPGILSMANAGPNTNGSQFFICTDKTSWLDGKHVVFGKVVDGYGVVQKMEKVGSDSGSTTEPVVIENCGELYVEWY
- the LOC101296951 gene encoding pentatricopeptide repeat-containing protein At1g11290-like, with the protein product MGTQVDHFTIPSVLKPCGQSTDEVLGREIHGLALKGGLDCDAFVCNALIKMYSECGRLELARLVFDVMCERDVVSWSTMINGYVRNRGFGEALEVIREMHCLQVKPSKVAMISMVGLFADIADVKMAKAMHCYGVRNSANEKLVVPVTTALVDMYVKCGNLGYARRLFDGLAEKSVVSWTAVIAGCIRYNEVEEGVKLFKRMLEERKFPNEITVLSLIIESGNVGALELGKWLHAYVLRNGFVVSLALATALVDMYGKCGEAEYARAVFDSIEEKDVMIWSAMISAYSRANRTNQASELFARMEDSGVRPNQVTMVSPISLCGEVGALDLGKWVHSYVNQQRIEVDVILRTALVDMYAKCGEIDVALRLFSEAINRDSQMWNVMICMVVVNKL